The following proteins are co-located in the Pedobacter sp. FW305-3-2-15-E-R2A2 genome:
- a CDS encoding FecR family protein: MNNKLTPFGPDWDKVLDKLEANKATGLELNTEEEDLLKELQEIRTDAAQAFKAYNTFDTDKRWAELKQQIQPEHIDKNANKKGQQIKLWPRISAAAAAILIIVGIGLALQKEDHDVKNIFHNDIPAGINSATLTLDNGKKIILSNANSGQLASEAGILITKSADGEVIYSIKDQNKGAANKTHTLETANGQTYKLQLPDHSEVWLNAASSIKFPASFAGLKSRKVELTGEAYFEISKDKEHPFIVKTNQQEVQVLGTHFNINSYPDKQNTSTTLLEGSVKITNEHQKEQLLKPGETALVNNSENILVSPADIKSTLAWKNGDFRFNEERIDEIMLKISRWYDIEVTYQGPVSKEKFSGKISRNKNISEVLNMLSYSNAVKFIVEGRRVTVMK; this comes from the coding sequence ATGAATAATAAACTAACACCATTTGGCCCGGATTGGGATAAAGTTCTGGATAAACTGGAGGCTAATAAAGCCACCGGCCTGGAATTGAATACTGAAGAAGAAGATCTGTTAAAAGAACTTCAGGAAATCAGAACTGATGCCGCGCAAGCTTTTAAAGCCTACAATACTTTCGATACTGATAAAAGGTGGGCTGAATTAAAACAACAAATACAGCCAGAACACATTGATAAAAATGCTAACAAGAAAGGTCAACAGATAAAACTATGGCCAAGGATTTCAGCAGCCGCTGCAGCAATTCTTATCATTGTTGGTATCGGACTTGCGCTTCAAAAAGAAGATCATGATGTAAAAAACATCTTCCATAACGACATTCCAGCTGGCATAAACTCTGCAACACTAACCCTGGACAACGGTAAAAAAATCATCCTGTCAAACGCCAACAGCGGACAACTTGCCTCAGAAGCTGGCATCCTGATTACCAAATCAGCCGACGGAGAGGTGATCTATAGCATAAAAGATCAAAACAAGGGTGCTGCAAATAAAACCCATACGCTGGAAACTGCAAACGGTCAAACCTACAAACTCCAACTCCCGGATCACAGTGAAGTATGGTTAAACGCTGCTTCTTCCATAAAATTCCCTGCATCTTTTGCCGGACTAAAAAGCCGTAAAGTAGAACTCACCGGAGAAGCTTACTTTGAAATCTCCAAAGACAAAGAACACCCTTTCATTGTAAAAACCAACCAACAGGAAGTACAAGTCCTCGGAACTCATTTCAACATCAACAGCTACCCAGATAAACAAAACACCAGCACTACCCTACTCGAAGGAAGTGTGAAAATCACCAATGAACATCAAAAAGAACAATTACTAAAACCAGGTGAAACAGCCCTCGTAAACAACAGCGAGAACATCCTCGTTTCCCCGGCCGACATCAAATCAACCCTAGCCTGGAAAAACGGAGACTTTCGTTTCAATGAAGAACGCATCGACGAAATCATGCTGAAAATCAGTAGATGGTATGACATTGAAGTCACCTACCAGGGCCCTGTTTCTAAAGAAAAATTCAGTGGGAAAATCTCCCGGAATAAAAACATTAGCGAAGTGTTAAACATGCTCAGCTATTCCAATGCCGTTAAATTTATTGTCGAAGGAAGGAGGGTGACCGTAATGAAGTAA
- a CDS encoding sigma-70 family RNA polymerase sigma factor → MIAMDYVHDQFIAEDLVQEFFINYWQRRDLINLTTSFEAYARRAIKYKSIDYLRKTAIAEKRNTELTILEEQQAILDEEEDLELQHQRYIKIIEMIQSLPPDRRKIFMLHAMDKLSYAQIAEKQSVSINTVKTQLKRAYNALRTKTLGLLMSIL, encoded by the coding sequence ATGATTGCTATGGACTACGTCCACGATCAATTCATCGCCGAAGATCTCGTCCAAGAATTCTTCATCAACTACTGGCAAAGACGTGACCTCATAAACCTTACCACCAGCTTTGAAGCCTACGCTCGCAGAGCAATAAAATACAAAAGCATCGACTACCTTCGAAAAACTGCCATTGCAGAAAAGCGAAACACTGAACTAACCATACTCGAAGAACAACAAGCAATCTTAGACGAGGAAGAAGATCTGGAGCTCCAACACCAACGCTATATAAAAATCATCGAGATGATCCAGTCTCTCCCACCCGATCGCAGAAAGATTTTTATGCTCCATGCAATGGACAAACTCAGCTATGCCCAAATCGCCGAGAAGCAAAGTGTTTCCATTAACACCGTAAAAACTCAACTAAAAAGAGCATATAACGCATTAAGAACCAAAACTCTTGGTTTACTCATGAGTATCCTGTAA
- a CDS encoding helix-turn-helix transcriptional regulator, whose product MNRIKEILKEKGISQTWLAKQLNKSYNTINEYTRNVRQPSIEDLYRIAKILEVNAKDLLKEE is encoded by the coding sequence ATGAACCGTATTAAAGAAATTTTGAAAGAAAAAGGTATTTCACAAACTTGGCTTGCTAAACAGTTGAACAAAAGTTACAACACAATTAATGAATATACCCGAAATGTTAGACAACCAAGTATTGAAGATTTGTACCGAATTGCAAAAATTCTGGAAGTTAACGCCAAAGATTTATTGAAAGAAGAATGA
- a CDS encoding type I restriction endonuclease subunit R: MSKENLIEESLIQQLKGLKYIYRHEIVDKKSLENNFRQKFEALNRVRLTDSEYLRLREEIINPDVFEASKLLRERQYFEREDGTPLHYTLVNNKDWCKNDFEVINQLRINTENSHQRYDVILLINGLPVVQIELKKGDISHRKAMQQIVDYKNEPGNGYGNSLLCFMQLFIVSNGGRTLYFANNKNQHFAFNADEQFLPVYELADIDNKKTNNLYDFTDKFLSKCTLGEMISKYMVLVESEQKLLVMRPYQIYAVKAIVDCIKDNRGNGYIWHTTGSGKTLTSFKTSTLLKNNPDVEKCLFVVDRKDLDRQTREEFNRFQEGSVEENTNTETLVRRLLSTDYADKVIVTTIQKLGLALDGTNKKNYKERLETLSNKRVVFIFDECHRSQFGDNHKAIKEFFPNAQLFGFTGTPIFDENAAYNIREGEYASYKTTKDIFQQELHAYTITHAIEDKNVLRFHIDYFKGKGMQNAKPGEAIARQAVVEAILEKHDAATNQRKFNGVLATASINNAIEYYKLFKESQKKKQTDNADYVPLNIACVFSPPAEGNKDIQQIQEDLTQEKEDNKQNPEEKKKALTEIITDYNKQFGTNHSINEFDLYYQDVQRRIKDQKYSNKDYPHKNKIDITIVVDMLLTGFDSKYLNTLYVDKNLKYHGLIQAFSRTNRVLNDTKPYGNILDFRSQQELVNQAIALFSGGNSGNAREIWLVDPSPVVMDKFKQAVEKLGGFMQDHNLLREPEEVYNLKGDAAKITFIENFKEIQRLKVQLDQFTDLDEEQKAKIEAILPKENFQEFRSSYIETAKQFQKRQQKEGDDAPPEIQQLDFEFVLFASAVIDYDYIMNLIADSTQKKPAKQKMTKAQVISLMSANANMLDEQEDLTEYINALDWNSGQDVNSLRNGYEDFKYDKYNKELAAIANKHILQTADLKSFVEKIMSRMIFDGEELTDLLQPLQLSWKERRVKELALMEDLVPQLKKIAQGREISGLAAYE; the protein is encoded by the coding sequence ATGAGTAAAGAAAATCTAATAGAAGAAAGTCTAATACAGCAGCTAAAGGGGCTTAAATACATCTACCGTCATGAAATTGTCGATAAAAAATCATTAGAAAATAACTTCCGTCAAAAATTTGAAGCACTCAATAGGGTTCGATTAACGGATAGCGAGTATTTACGGTTACGTGAAGAAATTATAAATCCTGACGTTTTTGAAGCTTCTAAATTATTACGTGAAAGACAATATTTCGAGCGTGAAGATGGAACTCCTTTGCATTATACATTAGTAAACAACAAAGATTGGTGCAAAAATGATTTTGAAGTCATCAATCAATTACGTATCAATACAGAAAATAGTCATCAAAGATATGATGTTATTCTACTCATTAATGGTTTACCCGTAGTGCAAATTGAACTTAAAAAGGGTGATATTTCGCATCGAAAAGCCATGCAGCAGATTGTTGATTATAAAAACGAACCAGGTAATGGCTATGGTAATTCCCTGCTTTGTTTTATGCAATTGTTTATCGTTAGTAATGGTGGAAGAACGCTTTATTTTGCAAACAATAAGAATCAACACTTTGCCTTTAACGCAGATGAACAATTCTTACCAGTGTATGAATTAGCAGATATTGACAATAAAAAAACCAATAACTTATATGATTTTACGGATAAATTTCTAAGCAAGTGTACTCTTGGCGAAATGATTAGCAAGTATATGGTATTGGTAGAAAGTGAGCAGAAATTGCTTGTAATGCGACCATACCAAATTTATGCGGTAAAAGCCATCGTGGATTGCATTAAAGACAATAGAGGTAATGGCTACATATGGCATACTACAGGTAGCGGTAAAACGCTGACTTCGTTCAAGACCTCAACTTTGTTGAAAAATAATCCCGATGTTGAAAAATGTTTGTTTGTAGTAGATAGAAAAGACCTAGATCGACAAACACGGGAAGAATTTAATAGATTTCAAGAAGGTAGTGTAGAAGAAAATACTAATACCGAGACTTTAGTAAGGCGTTTACTATCTACGGACTATGCCGATAAAGTTATTGTTACTACCATTCAAAAATTAGGATTAGCTCTTGATGGTACAAACAAGAAAAATTATAAAGAGCGTTTAGAAACACTTAGCAATAAACGTGTAGTGTTTATTTTTGATGAATGTCATCGGTCTCAGTTTGGAGATAATCATAAAGCTATTAAAGAGTTTTTTCCTAATGCTCAGCTATTTGGGTTTACAGGAACACCTATTTTTGATGAAAATGCAGCTTATAACATTCGAGAAGGTGAATATGCCTCCTATAAAACTACGAAGGATATTTTTCAACAAGAATTGCACGCTTATACGATTACTCATGCGATAGAGGACAAGAACGTTTTGCGTTTTCATATAGATTATTTTAAAGGTAAAGGCATGCAAAATGCTAAACCAGGTGAAGCGATTGCGCGGCAAGCAGTTGTAGAAGCCATTTTGGAAAAACACGATGCTGCTACTAATCAACGTAAATTTAATGGCGTATTAGCAACAGCTTCCATTAATAATGCCATTGAATATTATAAACTTTTTAAAGAGTCTCAAAAAAAGAAACAAACCGATAATGCAGATTATGTTCCTCTGAATATTGCTTGTGTATTCTCTCCGCCAGCTGAAGGAAACAAAGATATTCAGCAAATACAGGAAGACTTAACACAGGAAAAAGAAGATAATAAGCAAAATCCAGAAGAGAAGAAAAAAGCATTGACGGAAATAATTACTGATTACAATAAACAATTTGGTACCAATCATAGTATCAATGAGTTTGATTTGTATTATCAGGATGTACAAAGACGTATTAAAGACCAGAAATACAGTAATAAAGATTATCCACATAAAAACAAGATTGATATTACTATCGTAGTGGATATGTTGCTTACAGGTTTTGATTCCAAATACCTTAATACGTTATATGTAGACAAAAACCTTAAATATCACGGACTGATACAAGCGTTTTCACGAACCAATCGTGTATTAAATGACACGAAACCTTATGGTAATATTTTGGATTTCCGTTCACAGCAGGAGCTGGTTAATCAGGCAATTGCTCTTTTTTCCGGAGGAAACAGCGGAAATGCTAGAGAAATATGGTTAGTTGATCCTTCACCGGTGGTGATGGATAAATTCAAACAAGCCGTAGAAAAATTGGGGGGATTTATGCAGGATCATAATTTGCTTCGCGAACCAGAAGAAGTATATAACTTAAAAGGGGATGCTGCAAAAATAACTTTCATTGAGAATTTCAAAGAAATACAACGGTTAAAAGTGCAGCTAGATCAATTCACTGATTTGGATGAGGAACAAAAGGCGAAAATTGAAGCTATTTTACCAAAGGAAAATTTTCAGGAGTTTCGTAGTTCCTATATAGAAACCGCCAAACAATTTCAGAAAAGACAGCAGAAAGAAGGTGACGATGCACCTCCTGAAATTCAGCAATTAGATTTTGAATTTGTTTTGTTTGCATCTGCGGTAATCGATTATGATTACATCATGAACCTAATTGCAGATAGTACGCAAAAGAAACCTGCTAAGCAAAAAATGACCAAAGCACAGGTTATTAGCTTAATGAGCGCTAATGCTAATATGTTGGACGAGCAGGAAGATTTAACTGAGTACATTAATGCATTAGACTGGAATAGCGGACAGGATGTAAATAGTTTACGCAATGGATACGAAGATTTTAAATACGATAAATATAACAAAGAACTGGCTGCCATTGCCAATAAACACATTTTGCAAACGGCAGATTTAAAGAGTTTTGTAGAAAAAATAATGAGCCGAATGATTTTTGACGGAGAAGAACTAACTGACCTATTACAACCCTTACAATTAAGCTGGAAAGAACGCAGAGTAAAAGAATTGGCATTAATGGAAGACTTGGTGCCACAACTAAAAAAAATAGCCCAAGGGCGTGAAATTTCAGGACTAGCAGCTTATGAATAA
- a CDS encoding restriction endonuclease subunit S produces MNNKLIPELRFPEFVNDGEWLDKSLIDTADKKVKWSFTGGPFGSNLKASDYTLSGFRIIQLQNIGDGEFNDDNKIYTSIEKANELLSCNIYSGDIIISKMGDPVGRACIIPNFLERCVMASDGIRLVIDEKNYSKYFIYSLINSKQIREAIEKKSTGSTRKRIGLDVLREVELIVPKSIKEQKKIADCLSSLDGVITAYNQKLELLKEHKKALMQNLFTQEGETVPKYRFPEFANDVEWVEKKLGQIANNLDSKRIPITSNQREKGDIPYYGASGIIDYVKGYIYDDNLLCISEDGANLIDRNYPIAFSITGKTWVNNHAHVLKFENSSTQLLVEKYLNSISIEDFLTGMAQPKLNRGNLDIIPIPLPKNPKEQQKIASCLSALDELITAQVKKIEQLKQHKKGLMQGLFPKMND; encoded by the coding sequence ATGAATAATAAATTAATACCCGAATTGCGGTTTCCTGAGTTTGTGAATGATGGAGAATGGTTGGATAAATCATTAATTGACACAGCAGATAAAAAAGTAAAATGGAGTTTTACAGGTGGTCCATTTGGTTCAAACCTTAAAGCAAGCGATTACACTTTATCTGGATTTAGAATTATTCAACTTCAAAATATAGGTGATGGTGAATTTAATGATGACAATAAAATCTATACATCTATTGAAAAAGCAAATGAGTTATTAAGTTGTAACATCTACTCAGGTGATATAATCATATCAAAAATGGGAGATCCCGTTGGAAGAGCTTGTATTATCCCAAATTTTCTAGAAAGATGTGTTATGGCATCTGATGGTATAAGGTTAGTAATTGATGAGAAAAATTATTCTAAATATTTCATTTATTCATTAATAAATTCAAAACAAATAAGAGAAGCTATTGAAAAGAAATCAACTGGTTCTACAAGAAAAAGAATTGGTTTAGATGTTTTAAGAGAAGTAGAGTTAATTGTTCCCAAATCAATAAAGGAACAAAAAAAGATAGCTGATTGTCTTTCTTCTTTAGATGGAGTAATTACAGCCTACAATCAAAAGTTGGAATTACTTAAAGAACACAAAAAAGCTTTAATGCAGAATCTTTTTACACAAGAAGGTGAAACTGTTCCAAAGTATCGTTTTCCTGAGTTTGCAAATGATGTCGAATGGGTGGAAAAGAAGTTGGGGCAGATTGCCAATAATTTAGATTCAAAAAGGATTCCGATTACTTCAAACCAAAGAGAAAAAGGGGATATTCCTTATTATGGAGCTTCTGGAATTATTGACTACGTTAAGGGATATATTTATGATGATAATTTGCTTTGTATTTCGGAAGATGGTGCAAATTTGATTGATAGAAATTACCCAATTGCATTTAGTATCACAGGTAAAACTTGGGTAAATAATCATGCTCATGTTCTAAAATTTGAAAATTCAAGTACTCAATTATTAGTTGAGAAATATCTTAACTCAATAAGCATTGAAGACTTTCTAACCGGAATGGCTCAGCCGAAACTTAACAGAGGTAATCTTGATATTATTCCAATTCCTTTGCCTAAAAATCCTAAAGAACAACAAAAAATAGCTTCTTGTCTTTCTGCCTTAGATGAACTCATAACAGCGCAGGTGAAAAAGATAGAACAGTTGAAACAGCACAAAAAAGGGTTAATGCAAGGATTGTTTCCTAAAATGAATGACTAG
- a CDS encoding AAA family ATPase, producing MSTINNFATLAEVASDFRKDLTGDHRKEKDLILFFAHNGIGKTRLSMEFKQAGKEFDGDGNVTKRDTLYFNAFTEDLFSWNNDLENDTNRILKLNPDSAFFDGLHELDLDVKIESFFNNYVDLKFDIDYDTSTVAFSRSIIVDGNEKTIENIKISRGEETLFIWCFFLAICQLAIDKDPAYGWVKYVYIDDPISSLDENNAIAVACDLCNLLTTEGNEIKAVVSTHHSLFFNVLYNEFGRKVKNKRYFLHNRGHDGYALQDTNDTPFFHHIATLSDLKKVVESNKIYTYHFNSLRSILEKTATFFGYDKIDRCIDGLEDDVLFERALQLFSHGKYSIFDPVEMGDDNKELFKRILNGFLDKYEFYFPEIFNEEIVMEPVAEVVIPAAETPIEEEVQAAEEVAIQTPRLDKNNN from the coding sequence ATGAGTACAATAAATAATTTTGCAACCCTAGCGGAGGTAGCTTCAGATTTTAGAAAGGATTTAACTGGCGATCATCGTAAAGAAAAAGATTTAATTTTATTTTTCGCACACAATGGTATCGGTAAAACCAGGCTTTCCATGGAATTTAAACAAGCAGGAAAAGAGTTTGATGGTGATGGTAATGTAACCAAGAGAGACACATTGTATTTTAATGCGTTTACAGAAGATCTTTTCTCTTGGAATAATGATTTGGAAAACGATACCAATAGAATACTTAAACTTAATCCTGATTCTGCATTTTTTGATGGACTGCATGAATTAGATTTAGATGTCAAAATTGAATCCTTCTTTAATAATTATGTTGATTTAAAATTTGACATTGATTATGATACATCAACTGTAGCTTTTTCAAGAAGTATAATTGTTGATGGTAATGAGAAAACAATTGAAAATATTAAAATATCAAGAGGTGAGGAAACTTTATTTATTTGGTGTTTTTTTCTTGCTATTTGTCAACTTGCTATTGACAAAGATCCTGCATATGGTTGGGTGAAGTATGTTTATATTGACGACCCAATATCGTCTCTAGATGAGAATAATGCTATTGCGGTGGCCTGCGATTTATGCAATTTACTAACAACGGAAGGTAACGAGATTAAAGCTGTAGTTTCTACCCATCATAGTCTGTTTTTCAATGTACTTTACAATGAATTTGGCAGAAAGGTTAAAAACAAACGTTACTTTCTACACAATAGAGGGCATGATGGCTATGCTTTGCAGGACACAAATGACACGCCTTTTTTCCATCATATTGCCACATTAAGTGACCTAAAAAAAGTAGTTGAATCAAACAAAATCTATACTTATCATTTTAATTCATTGAGAAGTATTTTAGAAAAAACGGCAACGTTTTTCGGTTATGATAAAATTGATAGATGTATAGATGGCTTAGAAGATGATGTGCTTTTTGAACGAGCATTGCAATTATTCAGTCATGGAAAGTATTCAATATTTGACCCAGTAGAAATGGGTGACGATAACAAAGAACTTTTTAAACGCATTTTAAATGGATTTCTAGATAAGTATGAGTTTTATTTTCCGGAAATTTTTAATGAAGAAATAGTTATGGAACCAGTAGCAGAAGTAGTAATACCAGCAGCTGAAACTCCAATTGAAGAAGAAGTTCAAGCAGCCGAAGAAGTGGCGATACAAACACCAAGATTAGATAAGAACAACAATTAA
- a CDS encoding type I restriction-modification system subunit M, whose translation MTQKEQQQLGKTLWDIANDLRGAMNADDFRDYMLSFLFLRYLSSNYEEAAKKELGSDYPKTDSNIVTEFGVSTPLQLWYEGNLDDIEEFEKQMRRKVHYVIKPQYLWSNITEMARTQDDELTRTLGKGFKYIQDESFDSAFQGLFSEINLNSEKLGKTSTDRNEKLCKVITKIAEGIADFSTDSDTLGDAYEYLIGQFAAGSGKKAGEFYTPQQISTILSEIVTLDSQDPTTGKKDKMDKVLDFACGSGSLLLNVRKRIKDSGGNINKIYGQEKNITTYNLARMNMLLHGIKDTEFEIFHGDTLLNHWDVLNEMNPSKKIEFDAIVANPPFSLRWEPNDTLSEDFRFKSHGLAPKSAADFAFLLHGFHFLGKEGTMAIILPHGVLFRGGAEERIRTKLLKDNHIDTVIGLPSNLFYSTGIPVCILVLKKCKKQDDVLFINAAENYKPGKKQNTLREGEKGEPNDIQKIVETYQFRPEHIERYARRVSMDEIEKNGYNLNISRYVSTSKDEVQIDLKDVNVKLASINESIKINTDKHNEFLNELGLNNI comes from the coding sequence ATGACACAAAAAGAACAACAACAATTGGGTAAGACCCTTTGGGATATAGCAAACGATTTACGTGGAGCAATGAATGCGGATGATTTCCGTGACTATATGCTTTCTTTTTTATTTTTAAGGTATTTGTCTAGTAACTATGAAGAGGCTGCAAAAAAAGAATTAGGTTCAGATTATCCTAAAACAGATTCAAATATTGTAACGGAATTTGGTGTATCAACACCACTTCAATTATGGTATGAGGGAAATTTGGATGATATTGAAGAGTTTGAAAAACAAATGAGAAGAAAAGTCCATTACGTGATTAAGCCGCAGTATTTGTGGAGTAATATTACCGAAATGGCAAGAACTCAAGATGATGAACTAACAAGAACTTTAGGTAAAGGGTTTAAATATATTCAAGACGAATCATTTGATAGTGCCTTTCAGGGGTTGTTTTCTGAAATCAATTTGAATTCTGAAAAGTTAGGAAAAACATCTACAGATAGAAACGAAAAACTTTGTAAAGTTATTACTAAAATAGCTGAGGGCATTGCCGATTTTTCTACTGATTCTGACACGCTGGGAGATGCATATGAATATTTAATTGGTCAATTTGCCGCAGGATCTGGTAAAAAGGCTGGTGAATTCTATACACCTCAACAAATTTCAACCATATTATCTGAAATCGTAACCTTGGATAGCCAAGATCCAACAACAGGTAAAAAAGATAAAATGGACAAGGTGCTCGATTTTGCATGTGGATCAGGCTCTTTATTGCTGAATGTGCGAAAACGAATTAAGGATAGCGGGGGGAATATTAATAAAATTTATGGGCAGGAAAAAAACATTACGACCTACAATCTTGCCCGAATGAATATGCTTTTGCATGGTATAAAAGATACAGAGTTCGAAATTTTTCACGGAGATACCTTGCTTAACCATTGGGATGTATTGAATGAAATGAACCCTAGTAAAAAGATTGAATTCGATGCAATAGTAGCTAATCCCCCTTTTAGTTTACGTTGGGAACCTAACGATACGTTGTCAGAAGATTTTCGTTTCAAGAGCCATGGATTAGCACCTAAATCTGCTGCTGATTTCGCTTTCTTATTACACGGTTTTCATTTCTTAGGAAAAGAAGGAACGATGGCAATCATTTTGCCACATGGTGTTTTATTTCGTGGTGGTGCCGAAGAACGAATTCGTACAAAATTATTAAAAGACAATCATATTGACACCGTAATAGGTTTACCTTCTAATTTGTTTTATTCAACGGGTATTCCTGTTTGTATTTTGGTGTTAAAAAAATGCAAAAAACAAGATGATGTTTTGTTTATTAATGCCGCTGAGAACTACAAACCAGGCAAAAAACAAAACACCCTGAGAGAAGGCGAAAAAGGTGAACCGAACGACATTCAAAAAATTGTAGAAACTTATCAATTCAGACCTGAACATATTGAAAGATATGCTCGTAGAGTTTCAATGGATGAAATCGAAAAAAATGGCTACAATCTGAATATCTCTCGTTACGTAAGTACATCAAAGGACGAAGTGCAAATTGATTTGAAAGACGTTAACGTTAAATTGGCTTCAATAAATGAAAGTATAAAAATAAATACGGATAAGCATAATGAATTTTTAAATGAATTAGGTTTAAATAACATTTAA
- a CDS encoding sigma factor-like helix-turn-helix DNA-binding protein, whose product MANKLDPMDLKQILTLHLEGYSNRKIGSVLGISRNTVNTYMQLFAGSDYSFQELLGFDTPALSELFSSHTTLDPVRHNELMLYFEGVNKARNHHVLAVIERISKEEIPPIKLLSDRYFQIYDGKKYPPKYIISIAHEVEFGFPLGPLPGVSFENEYRNCYKYIK is encoded by the coding sequence ATGGCCAACAAACTTGATCCGATGGACTTAAAGCAAATACTCACATTACATCTGGAGGGTTACAGTAACCGTAAAATAGGTTCTGTTCTCGGTATTTCCCGTAATACAGTCAATACCTATATGCAACTATTTGCTGGTAGCGACTATTCATTTCAGGAGCTTCTGGGGTTTGATACCCCTGCTTTATCTGAGCTGTTCTCATCCCATACTACACTAGATCCCGTACGCCACAATGAGCTCATGCTCTATTTTGAGGGGGTCAACAAGGCCCGGAACCACCACGTTCTCGCTGTAATTGAAAGAATCTCCAAGGAAGAAATTCCACCCATCAAATTATTATCAGATAGATACTTTCAAATTTATGACGGAAAGAAATATCCACCTAAATATATAATTTCAATAGCCCATGAAGTTGAATTTGGTTTTCCTCTAGGACCATTGCCCGGTGTATCATTCGAGAATGAATATCGAAATTGTTACAAATACATAAAATAA
- a CDS encoding DUF4304 domain-containing protein: protein MDRDIDLEFKSLVKNCIVPFFKSLGFKKSNLNFNRTINGVVQCANVQKSQWNHHERISFTINLGFYNETVFRISKDRINDSKFIKVDECFASVRTGHLIYDHDYWYEINLESDFPEIEERVINDLNQHLLPLFEELQTLSSLCEVLRITREDRPFNLMINRNDLAVLELEFGDFQNGRDILINQYKEAIIPKSTSHKTIYPDGREEVRWSEPRVNSFQIENLERIAQQYKIELE, encoded by the coding sequence ATGGATAGAGATATTGATTTGGAATTTAAAAGTCTGGTAAAGAACTGTATTGTTCCCTTTTTCAAGAGCCTGGGATTTAAGAAAAGTAACTTGAATTTCAACCGGACAATTAATGGTGTCGTACAATGCGCTAACGTTCAAAAAAGCCAATGGAACCATCATGAACGGATTTCTTTTACGATAAATCTAGGCTTCTATAATGAGACGGTGTTCCGGATCTCGAAGGATAGGATTAATGACTCGAAGTTTATAAAAGTAGATGAATGTTTTGCCTCCGTTAGAACAGGTCATTTAATATATGATCACGACTATTGGTATGAAATAAATTTGGAATCTGATTTCCCTGAAATTGAAGAACGGGTTATCAATGATTTGAATCAACATTTACTCCCTTTATTTGAAGAACTTCAAACATTAAGTTCATTGTGTGAAGTACTGCGTATAACCAGAGAAGATCGCCCTTTTAATTTGATGATTAATAGAAATGACCTTGCTGTTTTAGAGTTGGAGTTTGGCGATTTTCAAAATGGGAGAGACATACTTATAAATCAATATAAAGAAGCGATTATTCCAAAATCTACGAGTCACAAAACTATTTATCCAGACGGGAGGGAAGAAGTTCGCTGGTCGGAGCCGCGAGTGAATTCTTTCCAAATTGAAAATCTAGAAAGAATAGCTCAGCAGTACAAAATTGAACTGGAATAG